In a genomic window of Coleofasciculus sp. FACHB-1120:
- a CDS encoding metallophosphoesterase: MNKIKYTLLGLLGIFCLILFWGLLEPYLIDTEEEVAEIPGLPASWEGQRVALIADWQIGMWMDNTSTIRRIVKQLIEERPAIVLIAGDFIHDPGKDPSEEINKAVEIVRSLPLAGIPTYAVLGNHDYAMKNKHAPPDEKLAAKLHDALESVGVQVLQNEAVAIGKTGGNTPLYLVGIGAHWSNNDKPKVALAPVPEGTPRLVMMHNPDSFEALPPNTAPLAVAGHTHGGQFRLPFTPEWSWMTFTKEDEVHADGWIKGYGQPGNRLYVNRGIGFSIIPIRLNCPPEVTLFTLQSSL, encoded by the coding sequence ATGAACAAAATTAAATACACATTATTAGGTTTGTTAGGAATCTTTTGCCTAATTCTCTTTTGGGGCTTGCTCGAACCGTACCTAATCGATACAGAAGAGGAAGTTGCAGAAATCCCTGGTCTTCCTGCTAGTTGGGAAGGGCAACGAGTCGCACTCATCGCTGATTGGCAAATAGGAATGTGGATGGACAACACCAGTACTATCCGCCGCATTGTGAAACAACTAATTGAGGAGCGTCCTGCAATCGTGCTTATTGCTGGTGACTTTATCCACGATCCGGGCAAAGACCCAAGCGAAGAGATTAACAAGGCAGTTGAAATTGTGCGATCGCTTCCCCTAGCAGGCATCCCCACCTATGCTGTCTTAGGCAATCATGACTATGCAATGAAAAACAAGCACGCACCACCGGACGAGAAATTGGCGGCGAAATTGCATGATGCGCTTGAATCAGTAGGCGTGCAAGTCCTCCAGAACGAGGCGGTTGCGATTGGCAAGACAGGGGGCAACACACCCCTATACCTAGTAGGCATCGGCGCACACTGGTCAAATAACGATAAACCAAAAGTCGCGCTAGCCCCAGTACCAGAAGGAACACCAAGGCTAGTGATGATGCACAACCCAGATTCCTTTGAAGCGTTACCTCCTAACACTGCACCTTTGGCTGTGGCAGGACACACGCACGGTGGGCAATTTCGCCTACCTTTCACCCCAGAATGGTCTTGGATGACTTTTACTAAGGAGGATGAAGTACACGCTGACGGCTGGATTAAAGGATATGGACAGCCAGGGAATCGTCTTTACGTGAACCGAGGAATCGGTTTTAGCATCATACCGATACGGCTCAACTGTCCACCAGAGGTGACTTTATTCACACTACAATCCTCTCTCTGA